A region from the Musa acuminata AAA Group cultivar baxijiao chromosome BXJ1-10, Cavendish_Baxijiao_AAA, whole genome shotgun sequence genome encodes:
- the LOC135596127 gene encoding histone H4 — protein sequence MSGRGKGGKGLGKGGAKRHRKVLRDNIQGITKPAIRRLARRGGVKRISGLIYEETRGVLKIFLENVIRDAVTYTEHARRKTVTAMDVVYALKRQGRTLYGFGG from the coding sequence ATGTCGGGGCGGGGTAAGGGAGGAAAGGGGTTGGGGAAAGGCGGCGCGAAGCGGCACCGCAAGGTCCTTCGCGACAACATCCAGGGGATCACCAAGCCGGCCATCCGCCGCCTGGCGAGGAGGGGTGGCGTCAAGCGTATCTCCGGCCTCATCTACGAGGAGACCCGCGGCGTGCTCAAGATCTTCCTCGAGAACGTCATCCGCGACGCAGTCACCTACACCGAGCACGCCCGCCGCAAGACGGTCACCGCCATGGACGTCGTCTATGCCCTCAAGCGCCAGGGCCGCACCCTCTACGGCTTCGGCGGCTAG